The following are encoded in a window of Methanothrix sp. genomic DNA:
- a CDS encoding DUF128 domain-containing protein yields the protein MQEPLVFALGRIENLIHHVSLDPERGAGRVITNRSLVAREDLHETLEIFKDAIDSDLAVSPLIRLEEAGERFRIYTVCSMTIDGYLIKHGIPVRPKGGGLIEVIDRETVRFTDMIMYWATTIDPLDLLIAQELTGICDMMRTGTGRILGNLHEAPMLSRDTIEDLLDELREAGIMGVVELGEPNMEVLGMPVERDHLGMALVGGTNPAAAAVELGLDIETESISGLTDISEMCHIEDLMDRML from the coding sequence ATGCAGGAACCGCTGGTCTTTGCCCTGGGCAGGATAGAGAATCTGATCCATCATGTGAGTCTAGACCCGGAGAGGGGCGCTGGCAGGGTTATAACGAACAGGTCCCTTGTGGCCAGGGAGGATCTTCATGAGACGCTTGAGATTTTCAAAGATGCGATAGACAGCGATCTTGCGGTCTCTCCCCTGATCAGGCTCGAGGAAGCTGGGGAGAGGTTCAGGATATACACAGTCTGCAGCATGACCATAGACGGGTATCTCATAAAGCACGGGATACCTGTTCGCCCGAAGGGCGGCGGGCTCATAGAGGTGATAGACAGAGAGACGGTGCGTTTCACGGATATGATAATGTACTGGGCCACGACCATAGACCCACTTGACCTTCTCATAGCTCAGGAGCTGACCGGCATATGTGATATGATGCGCACCGGAACCGGAAGAATACTCGGAAATCTGCATGAGGCTCCGATGCTCTCCCGCGATACGATAGAGGATCTGCTTGATGAACTGAGAGAGGCAGGGATCATGGGGGTTGTGGAGCTCGGCGAGCCGAACATGGAGGTTCTGGGAATGCCTGTGGAGCGCGATCATCTCGGGATGGCGCTCGTTGGCGGCACAAACCCTGCTGCGGCCGCGGTCGAGCTCGGTCTTGATATCGAGACAGAGTCCATATCGGGGCTCACCGATATCTCTGAGATGTGCCACATAGAGGATCTGATGGATCGCATGCTCTGA